The proteins below come from a single Mycolicibacterium sp. TY81 genomic window:
- a CDS encoding sterol desaturase family protein — MLHDPVSYAIPFFVVALLLEWGAARKLAYDEQRPPSGAYLRADAWASIWMGAVSLFTSGVLNFLALVGYAALYVYVAPWHLPGDAWYTWVIAILGVDLIYYTYHRMAHRVRLFWATHQAHHSSEYFNLSTALRQKWNPSGDLAMKAVLPALGVPPWIVFASFSLNLVYQYWIHTERIGKLWRPIEYIFNTPSHHRVHHGRDRQYLDKNYGGILIIWDRMFGSFTPETARPNYGLTKPVGTYNIWKLQTHEYASIIRDVRQANGFGDRMGYVFGPPGWQPAGPEAAPVH; from the coding sequence ATGCTGCACGACCCGGTCTCGTACGCCATTCCGTTCTTCGTGGTGGCGCTCCTGCTGGAGTGGGGCGCGGCCCGCAAGCTGGCGTACGACGAACAGCGGCCGCCGTCGGGCGCCTACCTGCGCGCCGATGCCTGGGCCAGCATCTGGATGGGCGCGGTGTCGCTGTTCACCAGCGGTGTACTGAACTTCCTCGCGCTGGTCGGCTACGCGGCGCTGTATGTGTACGTCGCGCCGTGGCACCTGCCGGGTGACGCCTGGTACACGTGGGTGATCGCGATCCTCGGCGTCGACCTGATCTATTACACCTACCACCGCATGGCCCACCGGGTGCGGCTGTTCTGGGCCACGCACCAGGCGCACCATTCCAGCGAGTACTTCAATCTGTCCACCGCACTGCGGCAGAAGTGGAATCCCTCCGGCGACCTGGCGATGAAGGCGGTACTGCCGGCGCTGGGCGTGCCGCCGTGGATCGTGTTCGCCAGCTTCTCGCTGAACCTGGTGTACCAGTACTGGATTCACACCGAACGCATCGGAAAGCTCTGGCGGCCAATCGAATACATTTTCAACACGCCGTCGCACCACCGCGTGCACCACGGCCGGGACCGGCAATACCTCGACAAGAACTACGGCGGCATCCTGATCATCTGGGACCGGATGTTCGGCAGCTTCACGCCGGAGACCGCGCGGCCGAACTATGGATTGACCAAACCTGTTGGCACGTACAACATCTGGAAACTTCAGACGCACGAGTATGCGTCGATTATCCGAGATGTGCGCCAGGCCAACGGGTTCGGTGACCGAATGGGCTACGTCTTCGGCCCGCCGGGATGGCAGCCGGCGGGACCGGAGGCCGCGCCGGTTCACTGA
- the malQ gene encoding 4-alpha-glucanotransferase, which produces MTDRTASLVELARRHGVATEYLDWSGTQHAVAASTLVAVLAALGVPADSEDARAAALADHERAYWQRALSPTIVARTGQPSSFWVHVTHGAPVGVWIRLEDGSVRAGLRQLENNRPPFDLDGRLVGEASFELPADLPLGYHRLHVQAGAAADADAVLIVTPDALTLPSRLGSSRAWGLATQLYSVRSRESWGTGDLTDLTDLAVWSATRHQADFILVNPLHAAGPVAPMEPSPYLPTSRQFANPLYLRVQAVPEYTAVRTPATLRKARADAQSRADKNEFIDRDAAWKSKRNALKEVYRAHRSAGRAVAYDGYRQRTGRTLDDFATWCVLAEKHGDDWRDWPAEFQHPDHPAVRAFAEKHSSRIDFHRWLQWQLDDQLTAAQATAVQAGMSLGIVHDLAVGVHPGGADAWALQDVLATGVSAGAPPDEFNQLGQDWSQPPWRPDELVERAYEPFRAVVRAVLRHAGGVRIDHIIGLFRLWWIPDGATPVDGTYVHYDHEAMIGIVALEAQRAGAVVVGEDLGTVEPWVRDYLRDRGLLGTSILWFEADQDGGPLPAPRWREYCLSAVTTHDLPPTAGYLAGAHLRLRRDLGLLTRPYKEEVAADRADQQRWLDVLRAAGLLPPNAPDAIDPEQTVLALYRYLTRTPSRLLALALPDAVGDVRTQNQPGTTDEYPNWRVPLAGPDGRKILLEDLFSDARAAALAQVMADAVTPGLS; this is translated from the coding sequence ATGACTGATCGCACCGCGTCGCTCGTCGAGCTCGCCCGACGCCACGGTGTGGCCACCGAGTACCTGGACTGGAGCGGCACGCAACACGCAGTCGCCGCGTCCACGCTGGTCGCCGTGCTCGCGGCGCTCGGCGTACCGGCCGATTCCGAGGACGCCCGCGCGGCGGCCCTGGCCGACCACGAGCGCGCGTACTGGCAGCGCGCCCTGTCCCCCACCATCGTCGCCCGGACCGGTCAGCCGTCGAGCTTCTGGGTGCATGTCACCCACGGCGCGCCCGTCGGCGTGTGGATCCGGTTGGAGGACGGTTCGGTGCGGGCCGGGCTGCGCCAGCTGGAGAACAACCGGCCGCCCTTCGATCTCGATGGTCGCCTGGTCGGCGAGGCGAGCTTCGAACTGCCCGCCGATCTTCCGCTGGGCTATCACCGGCTGCACGTCCAGGCCGGCGCCGCCGCGGACGCCGATGCCGTCCTGATCGTCACCCCCGACGCGCTGACGTTGCCGAGCCGCCTGGGCAGCAGCCGGGCCTGGGGCCTGGCCACCCAGCTCTACAGCGTGCGCTCGCGGGAGTCCTGGGGTACCGGCGATCTCACCGACCTCACCGACCTCGCCGTGTGGTCGGCCACCCGGCACCAGGCCGACTTCATCCTGGTGAACCCGTTGCACGCCGCCGGCCCGGTGGCCCCGATGGAGCCGTCGCCGTATCTGCCGACGTCGCGCCAGTTCGCCAACCCGCTCTACCTGCGCGTGCAGGCCGTTCCCGAGTACACCGCCGTCCGCACCCCGGCCACGCTGCGCAAAGCCCGCGCCGACGCCCAGTCCCGCGCCGACAAGAACGAGTTCATCGATCGCGACGCCGCGTGGAAGTCCAAGCGCAATGCGCTCAAGGAGGTGTACCGGGCCCACCGCTCGGCGGGGCGGGCCGTCGCATACGACGGCTACCGGCAACGGACCGGCCGCACGCTCGACGACTTCGCGACGTGGTGCGTGCTGGCCGAGAAGCACGGCGACGACTGGCGCGACTGGCCGGCGGAGTTTCAGCACCCGGACCATCCGGCGGTGCGGGCGTTCGCCGAAAAGCACAGCAGCCGTATCGATTTCCATCGGTGGCTGCAGTGGCAACTCGATGACCAGCTGACCGCCGCGCAGGCCACCGCGGTGCAGGCGGGGATGTCCCTCGGCATCGTCCACGATCTGGCGGTCGGCGTGCACCCGGGCGGCGCCGACGCCTGGGCCCTGCAGGACGTGCTGGCCACCGGGGTGTCGGCGGGGGCGCCGCCGGACGAGTTCAATCAGCTCGGACAGGACTGGTCGCAGCCGCCGTGGCGTCCGGACGAGCTCGTGGAGCGGGCCTACGAGCCGTTCCGCGCCGTGGTCCGGGCCGTGCTGCGGCACGCGGGCGGTGTCCGCATCGACCACATCATCGGCCTGTTCCGGCTGTGGTGGATTCCGGACGGTGCGACGCCGGTCGACGGCACCTACGTCCACTACGACCACGAGGCGATGATCGGCATCGTGGCGCTGGAGGCGCAGCGGGCCGGCGCGGTGGTGGTCGGCGAGGATCTGGGCACCGTCGAACCGTGGGTTCGCGACTACCTGCGCGACCGCGGTCTGCTCGGCACCTCGATCCTGTGGTTCGAGGCCGACCAGGACGGCGGACCACTGCCCGCGCCGCGGTGGCGCGAATACTGCCTGTCGGCGGTGACGACGCATGACCTGCCACCGACGGCGGGTTACCTGGCCGGCGCGCACCTGCGGCTGCGCCGCGATCTCGGCCTGCTGACCCGCCCTTACAAAGAAGAGGTCGCGGCCGACCGCGCCGACCAGCAGCGCTGGCTGGACGTCCTGCGCGCGGCGGGGTTGTTGCCGCCGAACGCCCCGGATGCGATCGACCCCGAGCAGACCGTCCTCGCCCTGTACCGCTATCTCACCCGCACCCCGTCGCGGCTCCTGGCGCTGGCGCTGCCCGATGCCGTCGGTGACGTGCGGACCCAGAATCAGCCGGGCACCACCGACGAATATCCGAACTGGCGGGTCCCGCTGGCGGGTCCGGACGGCCGGAAGATCCTCCTCGAAGACCTGTTTTCCGATGCTCGTGCGGCCGCGTTGGCGCAGGTGATGGCCGACGCGGTGACACCGGGATTGAGTTGA